One part of the Lepeophtheirus salmonis chromosome 14, UVic_Lsal_1.4, whole genome shotgun sequence genome encodes these proteins:
- the LOC121128959 gene encoding uncharacterized protein, producing the protein MHLMPKSKLSRRRLKIKKESDKKCSLCNSSKHLLRVEEGLKFRVNEAIDIELYLNDLLSEADKISIVKPILLCPLCYNIVKKYIEQKSRIASLEAARCLDDSNYHRKKLSDLEIKEKAFNAKVAVRLKKLQEDNDVRKSSTDKVTRVTKKSNASSMTDPIQSGGADVETYQLLLGERDKELAKLDRYLKSTAKVKDLAIEAQNKMKKKNDDLEKKIQNLEKAVNLNGNEKTLIDEICRMNDNLDIFKSENDILNKANSKLVSEVEEIREKMISLEKIQATSEELAKKLSLEKSNVDKCLLETNLVLKEKEDELSEKGDKIEALNEELIKLKKDLRNCIQVSSNLVNSKSISSLKEEIAKKDIALKQTKGKISEREAELTTKAKRIISFKIEKSKLEKRIMEFEKIFSNSSDLSSKQVTVKLKEQADIVSKLKTDLINANKEIESREIDNAETLALLNSEMKELKKDLVTKNEKLKTLDSSTSSLKISLTKIEGEKNNLVSVLQTIRGLENKRSEPSFSSNDSIPTHLNNSNNRIVDKMPFNPLNATDVFGVGITVLSQSHQRKCFVLSNNLFLSFSHTYSQFRGGTCRDKNILKKIYDHQWEIFSKQYKSDELSDILISILFSETFFFFFGNLPEGKIRRKLKETDKLLKNPTNMSEAAEIVVTTPILIDVLDNSPTSLTSSVSTTNSISSVPSLVPNQGNFIRLRSDLVATTSNRSTSLNSILNSNPLISHPTRNFFGNIPNGSANLPPRLPPPPPIQQAMIPMVRDLQMSYSNQIPLQPIDHINHTALPNARLHL; encoded by the coding sequence ATGCACTTAATGCCGAAATCAAAATTATCCCGACGAAGactgaagataaaaaaagaatcgGATAAGAAATGCTCTCTTTGCAATTCCTCCAAACACCTTCTAAGAGTTGAAGAAGGACTCAAGTTTCGAGTCAATGAAGCAATTGATATTGAACTCTATCTAAATGACCTCTTATCTGAGGCCGACAAAATATCCATCGTAAAGCCCATATTACTTTGTCCTCTTTGTTATAATATtgttaagaaatatatagagcAGAAGAGTCGTATAGCCTCATTAGAAGCTGCTCGTTGCTTGGATGACTCAAACTATCATCGTAAAAAGTTATCTGATTTAGAGATAAAGGAAAAAGCCTTTAATGCAAAAGTTGCTGTTCGATTAAAAAAACTCCAAGAAGACAATGACGTCAGGAAATCCTCAACTGATAAAGTTACGAGGGTTACAAAAAAGTCCAATGCTAGCTCTATGACAGATCCCATTCAGTCAGGAGGAGCTGATGTAGAAACATACCAATTACTACTGGGCGAAAGAGACAAGGAACTGGCTAAACTTGATAGGTATCTCAAGTCAACTGCAAAAGTAAAGGATTTGGCAATAGAagcacaaaataaaatgaagaaaaaaaatgacgatctggagaaaaaaattcaaaatctcgAAAAAGCAGTTAATCTAAATGGTAACGAAAAGACTCTAATTGATGAAATATGTAGGATGAATGATAATCTGGACATATTTAAATCTGAAAACGACATTCTGAACAAGGCAAATAGCAAGTTGGTTTCAGAAGTTGAGGAAATACGCGAGAAAATGATTTCATTAGAAAAGATACAAGCTACTTCAGAAGAGCTTGCAAAGAAGTTATCGCTTGAAAAGTCCAACGTTGATAAATGTCTCTTGGAAACCAATTTGGTGCTCAAAGAGAAGGAAGATGAGCTGTCAGAAAAGGGGGACAAAATTGAGGCATTAAATGAGGAGTTAATTAAACTGAAAAAGGATCTGAGGAATTGTATTCAAGTTTCTTCTAATTTAGTCAATTCTAAGAGCATATCTAGTCTCAAAGAAGAAATAGCTAAAAAGGACATTGCCCTAAAACAaaccaaaggaaaaatttccGAAAGGGAAGCTGAACTTACTACTAAAGCTAAacgaattatttcatttaaaattgagaaATCAAAATTAGAGAAACGAATCatggaatttgaaaaaatattttcgaattCTTCGGATTTGTCAAGTAAACAAGTCACTGTTAAATTGAAGGAGCAAGCAGATATTGTATCCAAGCTAAAAACTGATTTGATAAATGCAAATAAAGAGATAGAGTCCAGAGAAATAGATAATGCTGAAACTTTGGCCTTATTAAACTCTGAAATGAAGGAATTAAAGAAAgatttagttacaaaaaatgaaaaattaaagaccTTAGACTCATCCacctcttctttaaaaatatctctTACCAAGATTGagggtgaaaaaaataatctagtaTCTGTGCTACAAACAATACGAGGACTCGAAAATAAAAGATCTGAACCCTCTTTTAGTAGTAACGACTCTATTCCTACTCACCTTAACAATAGTAACAATAGAATAGTGGATAAAATGCCGTTTAATCCATTAAATGCGACTGATGTCTTTGGAGTTGGAATAACCGTACTATCACAGAGTCATCAAAGGAAATGCTTTGTGCTCTCAAAcaatctttttctttcctttagtCACACATATAGTCAATTTCGGGGAGGCACCTGTCGAgacaaaaatatcttgaaaaaaatatatgaccaTCAATGGGAGATTTTTTCTAAGCAATACAAGTCGGATGAACTCAGTGATATTTTGATATCCATATTGTTTTccgaaacttttttctttttctttggaaATCTACCCGAAGGAAAAATCCGGCGAAAGTTAAAGGAGACTGATAAATTGCTCAAAAATCCTACAAATATGAGTGAAGCAGCGGAAATTGTAGTGACTACTCCCATACTTATTGATGTCCTTGATAATTCGCCAACCTCCTTAACATCAAGTGTTTCTACCACTAACTCCATTTCATCTGTGCCAAGTTTAGTCCCAAACCAAGGCAATTTTATTAGATTGAGATCTGATTTGGTGGCAACGACGTCTAATAGGTCGACTTCTTTGAATTCTATTCTCAACTCCAATCCCCTTATCTCTCATCCTACCcgtaatttttttggtaatatccCTAATGGCTCTGCCAATCTTCCTCCACGTCTTCCACCTCCTCCTCCCATTCAACAGGCAATGATCCCAATGGTCCGTGATCTGCAAATGTCTTATAGTAATCAAATTCCTTTACAGCCGATTGATCATATTAACCACACAGCCCTACCCAACGCAAGGCTACATCTTTGA